Genomic window (Vibrio coralliirubri):
GCAAAGAATCCAGATATCCAAGTCGTTAAATTGCATGCCTCGGTCAGTGATAAAGAGCGAGATTTAGCGTTATCTGGCCGGAATATCAATACTGAAGTTAATGGTTTGAGAAAGGTCATCCTTGCGACCAACGTTGCAGAAACCTCATTAACCATTCCTGACATTGGGGTGGTGATAGATTCAGGATTAGAGAGACGCACCGTTCAGCGTAATGGCAGAACCACACTGATGCTTAAATCCATATCACGAGCGAGTGCCAAACAGCGAGCTGGCCGCGCGGGTAGGGTAATGGACGGCGTTTGCGTTCGCCTATATGGTGAGCACGCGGCGTTAGAGTTAGTCACACCGCCTGAATTACAGCGTGAAGAGCTGACTGAACCTATGTTGGCCGCGGCATGTTGTGGCGCTCCGCTTGAGAGCTTGTCCTTCCTTGATCCTATTCCAGAGAAATCACTAAACAGTGCAACTCAAACCTTGCTGACGATGGAAGCGATTAACGCCAACCATCAAATTACCGAGCATGGCAAAAAGTTGTATCCGTTGCCGATTGATGCTTTGTATGCCGATATCGTTACTCGAATCAAAACCAAAGCATTAAAAGAGGCGATGGTCGATCTCACTGCGGCGTTGTCCGTTCCTGCTCGCTTGTATCAGTTACCAAACAATGTAGAACATCTTGAAGCGCTCGCGCAACAAGAGAGGGAAGGGTGTGATTTAAGCCTGTTGATTCAGATTGTGCGTGGTCGCGAATATCCGCATTTAGACATCGACCAACAGGCACTGAATGAAGCTCAAGGACTGGCTAAGCAAATGCGGGAGGTATTTGAACTTCCTCAGCTAGAAGTCGGGTCACGTTTCCAACGCATTGAACTGCTCAAGACCATTGTGAATCTGCATCCTGAACTGGTGTTTGTGCGCCGACTTAAAAGGAAAGAAGCCTTTGCTAATGGATTATTAGAGGTGGTACTCGGTCGTCAGAATCGTTTCCCTGATAATGCACAAGCGATGTTGGTGTTGGATACTCACAGCTTGCCGGGAAGAGGCGTTAAGCAGACACTGACCTTAGCGACGGTCACGGCCCCCATTCCTCTTGAGCTTATCATTGATGCTGAACTAGGAGAGTGGGAGCAAGGCGAAACAGTCGTGAATGACGATGGCGTTTTTACCGAGATGGCGTTGGTGTACGCAGGCCGTACGATTACGACCAAGCTCGTCGCGGCTGAAGGACAATTATCGTTAAAGCCTATCGTCGACCTCGTGTTAAATGGAGACCAGCTTCCGGGTTTTGCAAAGGTTCGCACTCGAGAAATCAAACACTGGCAGCTGTATGTGAAACTTGGTCTCGATGAACAAACTCAATACACACCAGAAATTGAGAGCATTAACTTTGAGCTATGGTTTATAGAGCAGCTTGAAGTACTAGGTGTTACTGATGTCAGCGAATTGGAAATGTTCGACCATGCAGACATACCGTTTGATGGCATTCCAACTTGGCTCTATTCAGAGTTTTCGGAAAAATATCCGTTTGCATTGAGCCTTGCCGACTTGCAACTCGATGTCGAATACTTGCCCGCAAGAAAGCTGATTTACGTCCACTATCAATCGGGTAGTCGAAAGTTATCGCCAAAACGTTGGGAGCTACCGACATGGTCTGGCTGGCGTATTCAGTACAAAAAAGCGAGCCGAATAATTGATATCAAATAGATGGATAAGTTTTATCTCTAAAATATTAATCAAATAGGTGCATATATGATTTTTCAGTGCTTATTTTGTTACAAGTTTGATTTTTATATGCCTTTTTAACCAATCAAAAGGTCATAAAAGACTATTCTTCTATATCCTATTGCTATAAAGAAAGAGTTGATAGATATTGAGTATATTGTGTTGCCAAAGTGTCGGGGGACATCATGGATAAACAGGAAGAGACGCGTGTAGAGTTCGATTACACAACATTTCTTGGCGCCTCATGCAGTAAAAAATGGACTTTTCTGGAAGCACTCACCACAATTGCGCCAGTGTTCAGTACCGTCTGGCGAGATAGCATTAAAGAGCTAGCAAGCCCTGAAGATCGTTTATGGCAGATGGCATTGAAATCAATGTCGACGCGTAAAAGTGATGAGTCGAACATTGTTACCTTACTCAAGCTTGCTAAGCTGGAAGGGATCAATGAGCTCAAAGTGGTGATGCCATATTCGCTTGAAGAAGAGCAGATCGAGTATATTGAGTCGCGCAGTCATTTAGTGATTGCGGGTAATTCTGGAGAAGAGTTCACTATTAGGCTGTAACTTCAGTTCGCCTATAACCTCTCTCAGGAATAGTAAAACGTACACGTAAAAAGGGCCTCAAATATTGAGGCCCTTTTAGTATCTAAAACTTGTGTCTAGGAGCTTATTAGCTTTCGAGCTTTCTATTTTGATATTAAGCAATTAAGCAATTAAGCGACTAGTCGATTAGACCATAGTCAGCGCGCAGAACATCAATGATCTCTTGCTTAGGATTTTCGCTCAGTACGATCTCCGCACCTGTGATTTTCGCTGCGATATCAAGGTAAGTACGAGACAAAGACATTAGCGAATCCAGTGGAAGTTCATTGTCACGAGCTAGTGCTTCACGCTCTGGCATACGTTCTTTGTTCAAAAGAATGTCGGCATCAGGGAAGTAGTTAAGCAAGAACTGACGGAAGCCTTCTTTTGAATTCTCAACGATGTTGCCGTTGTTGTATTCCTGAGTATCCCAAATGCGAGATGAATCTGGAGTACCGACTTCGTCCATGTAGATAAGCTTTTCTTTGCCTTGAGCATCGTTGACGTAGCCAAACTCAAATTTGGTATCAACAAAGGTCTGGTCTACTTTTGCTAGCGCTTGGCTGATTACGTTGAAGCCTTCTTTAAGAAGCTTCTCGTAATGAGCGATGTCGCTTGCTTGAGTAAAGTTGAATGCTGCAAAGTTATCTTCGATGTTGTTACGAGTGATGTTCACATCGTCAGCTTCTGGAACGCCAGGAATACCTTTCAGAATCCCTTTTGTTGAAGGCGTGATCAGTAGCTCAGGCAACTTCTTGTCTTTCTCAAGGCCTTCAGGCATCTCGATACCACAGAACTCACGTTCGCCGTTTGCGTATGCACGCCACATTGAACCTGTGATGTATTGACGACAAATCGCTTCGATCATGACTGGGCGAGCTTTTTGTACAATCCATACGAACGGGTGAGGGATATCAAGAATATGACTGTCAGCAAGTCCGTTGTCTTTAAACAATTTGAACCAGTGGTTAGAGATAGCATTCAGAGCCGCTCCCTTACCTGGAACACCTTTAAGATTCCCTTCACCACGCCAGATACAATCAAATGCAGAGATACGGTCACTGATCACCATGATTGCTAAAGGCGCATCTGGTGCTACATCGTAGCCTTTCTCTTTAATTAGTCGTTGGCTATCTTCTTCAGTTAACCAGTAGACCGAACGAACCTTGCCACTGTGGACAGGTTTATCAGTACGGATTGGTAGGTCATCATTTACGGCAAGAACTTGATCAGCAAGGCTCATTTAGACATTCCTATCTTTTATCAAACGTCATACAGAGAAGTGCGGTGTGCACATGATTAGACGGGCATTATACCCAATCTACTATTTGCTTCCAGAGAAAAAGCAAACGATTGCTAAATCTGTTGTTTAAATAAAAACCCCCGCCTAACAATCCGCTAAAAAATTGGCGAATTGTATGGCAGGGGAAGGCAGTATGTTTGGACTGTGTTTTGGCGAATTGTTTGTTAAGTTAACTTAAGTTTGTTAGCTAAAAGATTAAGCTATGTTTGTGGACAACGTTTTGAGCCAAAATGTTATTAAGCAATATGGCTTAGTGAATACGCTCTGAATTTGCATCCATAAAGAAGACTTCACATTGAAAGCGTAATCCTAATGTTCTTAGGTACTGTTGACTGAACTGATCAATCGATGCACTTGCAACAATCGCACTCGCATTCTTAGATCGAATGGCTTTCTCGACAGTCTCTACTTCAGTCATTTGATGAGAGGCTTTCATATGAATAACGCGGTCGCAGCAAACATTATGTTGCTTAAGCTGCTTAGCCGACGGTCTTGGTGTTTGAGCCGTAAACAGTAACCACTGATGTTGATTGGACAGCAACGCCATTCTTGCAAACAACGCTTCCTCGTTTGAATTTTTGCTTTTACGAGAAACTGATGTAAATGCGCAGTGAACTAGCGGGCTAGAGTGTTGTGCTTTAACGTGTGCTTGAATCATTTTGCTGTCCTTATATACATGCTGTATGTGTATACAGTAGTTTTAGTTGCTTATAAGATCAAGCGTTTTTTGCGGGATTATTGGACGATTTCGTTTGGAATTATGGATGAAAAACAATTAAATCATTGAAATTGTTAGATAAATTAAATTTGAATGAATTTGCTGTTTTGTCTCATAAGTTGAAAAAATGTGAGCTTTATACAGGTGTATACAGTGGTTTTGATAGAAAAGTACTGTATACACCTGTATAGAAGAGAGAAGATCTAAAATCGCAGGCACAAAAAAAGCGCCTTAGGCGCTTTCTTATATTTCACGGTGTTGCTTATCTCAATGTCGCTTGGGAGAGTTTTGCTCTCATTTCCATTTCACCAATATTGAACTGGCGAACATCAATGGTTGCAATATCATTGCACTCTTTACATGCATGATGACACTTACCATCTAGGTAGTCGTGCTTTTTAACTAGGCTTGGCTTTTTGCACCAATCACAAACGCCTTCTATTGTGAACATATTCTCTCCTCACCTGTTTAAGTCAGGTGTATTTTCGGCGCAAATTATGACACAAGTAAGACCTATTAGTTAATAGTTTGTTACCCGTTTTTGAGAGGGGGATCGATTGCAACACCAATAAAATCGATATCTTTGAGATCTTGAAAAATGAAGATGTGTGTTTGTTTACGGTTTTGTAACATTTTGTAAAATGGTTTTTAGCGCATTGTTCAAACGTTTCATTTCTTCGTCACATCCGTGACCATCTGGATGGTAGATCTTTGATAGCTGTTTGTATCGGATCTTGATGATTTTTTGGTCAGGGATTGAGCTGGGCGTGTAGCCAAATAGCGCGCAAGCCACCTGCAGATGACTTAGACCTTTGCTGCTTTTCTGCTTCTTCAATTCGTGGAACATAGTGTGCAACTGACGTTTTTGCTGCTTAATCGTCAGGTCCTTCGAGCTAAGCTGCGCTTCAAGTGATTGTTGTTGCTGTCGCGAATCACCCGACTCTAGAGCTTGTCTTCTTCTTGAGATAACGAGCGTCGCAATAATGCTGACGATTGAAATCAACACGGCCAACGCAGCACCAATCATATAGTCAGAGCTAGTTAGGTTAGAACTGGAGAGGTTAGAGCGTGATGCTTGGTTAGATTGAACGTGCTGAGATAACCCCTGACTGGTGTCTATTTCAGAGTCGATGCTGTCATCGAGCTGTTCTATTGAAGAGATCTGCTTTGCACGTTGCTGGTTGAATTGCGCTTCCAAAATGCGGTTGTAGCCATCTTCTGCATTCGGGTTGTTTTTTAAGGCTGCTTCATACCATAGCTGCGCTTTATCTAACGGTTGAAGGAGGTCTTGTTCTAGCGAGGATTCGTAGAGTTTTGCGACCTCAATAGGCGCGCGCTGGTTACCTTGCAACGCTGCTTTAATAAACAATTCCAAAGCAAGCTTGTTACTTTGTTCAACACCTGTTCCTGCCAAGTACCATTCACCCAGTCTAAATTGCGCGTTTGGGTTACCATTCTCTGCTGACTGCGTGTACCAATACAATGCATCACTGGTGCTAACAGGAACGTCGACACCCGATTCATAAGCTTGAGCTAATTGGTATTGAGAAACTGGATCTTGAGGTTGTGATTCTAGTGAAAATTCATCACTGCTTGCTGCGTGCACGAAACGTGTGGTGGACAGCTGTATCGTGGAAAAGATGAGGGCTAGAAATAGAGCTCTAAGAAGTGATGATGACAGAATGTTGGATAGGATCAGCAAAAGATAAGTCTCGTAAAAAAGCCCAGAATCGATATGTCAGTATGAATACGCTTTATGGTTGTTGGTTATTATTATCACGTTAAATGAGTAACATAACTGATAAACAACTATATAGAGGTTAATTCAAGAGATAAAGACGGACTGGGCTTTAATCGTGCTACTTAAGCGGCAAGATTTGAATTTCTACGCGACGGTTACAAGCACGACCTTGAGAGGTGTTGTTGTCACATAGAGGGTAACGCTCACCGTTACCACGAGCAATAGCACGACCTGCAGCAACGTCTTGAGAGATCAAGAATGCACGAACAGATTCGGCACGACGCTCAGAAAGGGTTTGATTGGTTGATTCGCTGCCAGTGCTGTCAGTATGACCTTCAATCACTAGGCTAGTGTCTGGGTATTCAACGAGGATGCGAGCAACGCCGCGAAGGGTATTGTGAATGCTTGATTCTAAAGCGTAAGAGCCAGAATCAAAACCGATGCCGTTTTCTAGGCGAAGTAGAAGTTGGTTCTCACCGACACGTTCAACTTGAACGCCTGAATTCATTAGCTCTTCACGAAGGGCTGCTTCTTGTCGGTCAAAGTAGTAACCAATACCACCACCAACAGCCGCACCACCTGCTGCGCCGATAAGTGCACGTTTACCACGATCTTTAGAGTCACCAGTAGCAGCACCAGCAACGGCACCAGCGAGTGCACCAATTAGAGCGCCTTGAGTTGCAGAGTTAGTCTCAGATTCGCCAGTTGTCGCGTTTTGGCGTTGAGTTGCCTGACAACCCGTTAAAGCGATAGTAAGCGCTAGGGCTAGTGTGATTTTTTTCAACGTATTTTCTCCATCATGTACTTCTGTCAAACGAATGAATCCGAGTGACAAACATAGTCCTGTAAATCTTATTGATGGTTTTTATCAATACGTCGAAGTAATGTAAAGTGGCTCTATGATTTAGTTATCTTTTTAGCTGCCTGGGTACCGCCAACTGGTCGATTAACAGACAATTTACGACCTTTCTTCAAACCAACTTCATAATCGGCGGTGAGGTTTTTCATCGCTTCTCTCAGTTGCTGCTTGAACGTTTCACGGTCGATATTTTTGAATTCTTTATCAATGTAGTTATTGATCTTGTTGTTTGATTCGTCGTCTGGGGTAATGGTTGGCAGCTTTTCAAGTGCACCTTCAACCCAGCCTGAAACAAACGAGTTTACGCGGCGAGTCACTTCTAATGACCCTGTGCCAGAGCCAGCAAAGCTATTTCTGAATTGGCCGGTATGTTCATTCAGTTCACGATAAATGATATCGAAAGCGAAGGCTGCGAAGATCGCGCGATCGGCTTCACCAATGAACTCAACACGCTTGAGGCCTTTGTGATTCAGTAATACGGCTTCTACGCCAAATTTGGTGTTGATACCGCGAATAACACGCAGCAATGTAGAACTGATATTTGCAGGTAACAGGTGACTGGACTGAGTTTTCCCCATCTTGATAAATTCAATATCGTCTTTTTCGAGACCATATTTCAGCATCAAGTTATGCGCCATTTTTATCGCATTGGCCGCTTCATTGACGTTCGCAGAATTTCCAAGCTCAAGACACTTGGCAATTTTCTTTAGGGCTTTTTTCTTATCCATCGACAATTTAATCAGTACCGCAAATTTTTAAAAGTCCAACATTTTACATGTTTTCGCGGGTAACAGAAAGGCAAAACTGGTTTGATGAACAAGTGAGGCGGTGAACATTGGACTGCATGAGCCGACTTGGCGGTAAAAACAAAAACGCCATCAAGCGTATTGATGGCGTTAGTGACACGTTTTTTCAATGTGTCTAGAGCATTCGTAAACTAGATACCCAGTTCATCGAGTAGATCTGCTGCAGAGTCATTGCCTGAGCTTTGAGCTGGCTTGTTCGCTTCTTGCATTTTTTTCTGAGTCGCCTCAAGAATGCTATCTGGACATTCGTCTTCTGCGATTTCAAATTCTTCCAATTGAATGAATTCGGTCTTATCCATCGCAAGCTCAAGGTAGAAAATGTTGTTATTAGCGGTAGAGAAGGTAACACGACGAGCTTGTGGACGATCGAGATTAGTATCAACAGAAAGGTTAACTTGTTTGTTCAGAGCCAGCATTTTCGGTTGGTTTTGTGTGATGTTGGTTTGCAGCTCTTTGCGGATTTTATTGGTGAAGTCGCCAACTAATTGGTTCATCAGCTCACCCAACACATCGCCCACTTCATCTGAAGTATGAAGCACAGCGAGTTCGTTTTCAGGCATGCCCATATTGCGCATGTAATTGGTGTAGATCTCTAGCGCTGCTTTGGACGTAAAATTGATAACAACAAGACCAGAAAAGCCGCCGTCAAACAAAACGAAGCAACCAAAGTCTGGCTTTAGGCTCGTCTTGTTGATCTTTTGAACCATGGCTGAATAGGACACCTGAGAAGCCGTCGCTGAAGTTAGTACGCTTGAGACTGATTGGCATAGTTTAAGAAGGATATCTTCAGTTGTGACTGTTTTGTTTTTTTTCATTGTGATGTGCTCGTGGAGATGTCTTAAACAAAATGTTACTCAGTATATTGCTACTGAATTAAGACGAAAGTGACTATTTCTCCATTCTTGCACTGAGATTCTGATTTGATCACCTTTTTATATGATCTTAATAGTAGTAAAGTGACGAAATTCAAAGAAAATTATTAAAAATCTCAGATAACCCAATGCTGATAGGATCAGCGAAGTAGGGGCAGGAAGCAAATGTTACCAAGACTTCAACTCAATGCTGATGTCGATCCAGTTGTCGTACGCTTTTTAGATGAACTAAAAACAGCGGGCTTTACTGGCGACATTGAATCTCAATATTCTAGCCGTTTGGCTGTGGCGACTGATAATAGTGTCTATCAGCAATTGCCGCAGGCGGTCATCCTTCCTAAAACAACGCAAGACGTTGTGCTTATCGGTAAAGTGGTTTCTAAATCCGCTTACGAACGCGTGACTTTTTCCCCTCGTGGCGGTGGTACGGGAACCAACGGACAATCTTTAACAAAAGGTGTCGTGGTTGACCTGTCGCGATACATGAATAAGGTTCTAGAGATTAACGAGAAAGAAGGCTGGGTAAGAGTTCAGTCTGGTGTCGTTAAAGATCAATTGAACGACGCTGTTCGCCCTTATGGTTACTTTTTCTCTCCAGACCTTTCTACCAGTAACCGAGCAACTTTAGGCGGCATGATCAATACCGATGCTTCGGGTCAAGGATCGTTGAAGTACGGCAAAACCTCAGACCATGTATTGTCGCTGCAAGCGGTGTTTGCAGATGGTTCATGTCTAGAATCTGATTTATCACACGGCTTACCCGTTGAGGGTGAATTCGCTCACCATGCACTTGCCGTGACTGAGGCGGTTTGTCGAGACAAGCGCGCTCAAATCTTAGATAAATTCCCTCCGCTGAATCGCTTCTTAACAGGCTACGACCTAAAGAATGCGATAAGCGAACAAGACGATAGCTTTGACCTAACTCGCGTTCTATGTGGCGCTGAAGGCTCGTTAGCATTCATCACGGAAGCAAAGTTAAACCTAACCAAGATTCCAAAAGCGCGCACACTGGTTAACGTGAAATACAACACGTTTGATTCTGCGTTGCGTAATGCGCCGTTCATGGTAGAAGCGAAAGCACTGTCTGTTGAAACGGTGGATTCAAGAGTATTGAACCTAGCGAAGCAAGACATCGTTTGGCACACCGTGAGCGACCTGCTGACCGATGTTCCTAACAAAGAGATGCTTGGCATCAACATGGTTGAGTTTGCAGGCCAAGATGAAGCGGAAGTTGAACAGCAAGTCCAAGCGCTGACTGCACGCCTTGAAACCATGGTTGAAAGTGAAGAAGCCGGCGTGATTGGTTTCCAAGTGTGTAGCGACTTGGCGAGCATTGGCCGAATCTACAACATGCGTAAGAAAGCGGTGGGTCTTTTAGGTGCGGCGAAAGGCCGAGCTAAGCCCGTCGCTTTTGCTGAGGATACTTGTGTACCACCAGAAAACTTGGCGGACTTTATCTCTGAATTTAGAGTGTTACTCGATTCAAAAGAGTTGAATTACGGCATGTTTGGTCACGTGGATGCAGGCGTATTACACGTTCGTCCGGCATTGGATCTGTGTGATCCGATGCAAGAAGCCTTGATGCACGAAGTCTCTGATGAAGTGGTTAAGCTGGTGGCTAAATACGGCGGCTTG
Coding sequences:
- a CDS encoding OmpA family protein; its protein translation is MKKITLALALTIALTGCQATQRQNATTGESETNSATQGALIGALAGAVAGAATGDSKDRGKRALIGAAGGAAVGGGIGYYFDRQEAALREELMNSGVQVERVGENQLLLRLENGIGFDSGSYALESSIHNTLRGVARILVEYPDTSLVIEGHTDSTGSESTNQTLSERRAESVRAFLISQDVAAGRAIARGNGERYPLCDNNTSQGRACNRRVEIQILPLK
- a CDS encoding DUF2786 domain-containing protein — translated: MDKKKALKKIAKCLELGNSANVNEAANAIKMAHNLMLKYGLEKDDIEFIKMGKTQSSHLLPANISSTLLRVIRGINTKFGVEAVLLNHKGLKRVEFIGEADRAIFAAFAFDIIYRELNEHTGQFRNSFAGSGTGSLEVTRRVNSFVSGWVEGALEKLPTITPDDESNNKINNYIDKEFKNIDRETFKQQLREAMKNLTADYEVGLKKGRKLSVNRPVGGTQAAKKITKS
- a CDS encoding helicase-related protein, which codes for MSLLPIDAYQNIFHEQIVNSHLVVEAETGSGKSTRLPLWASQHGRVLVVEPRRIACTSLAKYLAQQSGEKLGSKVGYAIKLESEYNEQTNVVFVTPGIALRWLSEDGLANFDVIVVDEFHERRWDIDLLVAILKQKASHRLVITSATIEGERLAHYLDANRISCEGRTYQVEIGHRANESRTLPDIRHLELRIAEEVNHQLIASSGDMLVFLPGKKEIVQCEQALAKNPDIQVVKLHASVSDKERDLALSGRNINTEVNGLRKVILATNVAETSLTIPDIGVVIDSGLERRTVQRNGRTTLMLKSISRASAKQRAGRAGRVMDGVCVRLYGEHAALELVTPPELQREELTEPMLAAACCGAPLESLSFLDPIPEKSLNSATQTLLTMEAINANHQITEHGKKLYPLPIDALYADIVTRIKTKALKEAMVDLTAALSVPARLYQLPNNVEHLEALAQQEREGCDLSLLIQIVRGREYPHLDIDQQALNEAQGLAKQMREVFELPQLEVGSRFQRIELLKTIVNLHPELVFVRRLKRKEAFANGLLEVVLGRQNRFPDNAQAMLVLDTHSLPGRGVKQTLTLATVTAPIPLELIIDAELGEWEQGETVVNDDGVFTEMALVYAGRTITTKLVAAEGQLSLKPIVDLVLNGDQLPGFAKVRTREIKHWQLYVKLGLDEQTQYTPEIESINFELWFIEQLEVLGVTDVSELEMFDHADIPFDGIPTWLYSEFSEKYPFALSLADLQLDVEYLPARKLIYVHYQSGSRKLSPKRWELPTWSGWRIQYKKASRIIDIK
- a CDS encoding SulA-like leucine-rich domain-containing protein — encoded protein: MIQAHVKAQHSSPLVHCAFTSVSRKSKNSNEEALFARMALLSNQHQWLLFTAQTPRPSAKQLKQHNVCCDRVIHMKASHQMTEVETVEKAIRSKNASAIVASASIDQFSQQYLRTLGLRFQCEVFFMDANSERIH
- a CDS encoding tetratricopeptide repeat protein, with amino-acid sequence MLILSNILSSSLLRALFLALIFSTIQLSTTRFVHAASSDEFSLESQPQDPVSQYQLAQAYESGVDVPVSTSDALYWYTQSAENGNPNAQFRLGEWYLAGTGVEQSNKLALELFIKAALQGNQRAPIEVAKLYESSLEQDLLQPLDKAQLWYEAALKNNPNAEDGYNRILEAQFNQQRAKQISSIEQLDDSIDSEIDTSQGLSQHVQSNQASRSNLSSSNLTSSDYMIGAALAVLISIVSIIATLVISRRRQALESGDSRQQQQSLEAQLSSKDLTIKQQKRQLHTMFHELKKQKSSKGLSHLQVACALFGYTPSSIPDQKIIKIRYKQLSKIYHPDGHGCDEEMKRLNNALKTILQNVTKP
- a CDS encoding phosphoribosylaminoimidazolesuccinocarboxamide synthase; its protein translation is MSLADQVLAVNDDLPIRTDKPVHSGKVRSVYWLTEEDSQRLIKEKGYDVAPDAPLAIMVISDRISAFDCIWRGEGNLKGVPGKGAALNAISNHWFKLFKDNGLADSHILDIPHPFVWIVQKARPVMIEAICRQYITGSMWRAYANGEREFCGIEMPEGLEKDKKLPELLITPSTKGILKGIPGVPEADDVNITRNNIEDNFAAFNFTQASDIAHYEKLLKEGFNVISQALAKVDQTFVDTKFEFGYVNDAQGKEKLIYMDEVGTPDSSRIWDTQEYNNGNIVENSKEGFRQFLLNYFPDADILLNKERMPEREALARDNELPLDSLMSLSRTYLDIAAKITGAEIVLSENPKQEIIDVLRADYGLID
- a CDS encoding DUF3334 family protein — protein: MKKNKTVTTEDILLKLCQSVSSVLTSATASQVSYSAMVQKINKTSLKPDFGCFVLFDGGFSGLVVINFTSKAALEIYTNYMRNMGMPENELAVLHTSDEVGDVLGELMNQLVGDFTNKIRKELQTNITQNQPKMLALNKQVNLSVDTNLDRPQARRVTFSTANNNIFYLELAMDKTEFIQLEEFEIAEDECPDSILEATQKKMQEANKPAQSSGNDSAADLLDELGI